Proteins encoded by one window of Terriglobia bacterium:
- a CDS encoding cytochrome c family protein produces MHPWDRFVRFVLPIGAACLLTTVGAVGWFAQPDRFARGYAPEQPIPYSHALHAGTLKIPCLYCHSGADRSRHAGIPAVETCMNCHRVTKTDRPAIKELTDVFESGHPLEWVRVHTLPDYVYFDHRPHVNAGIACQTCHGEVQTMTVVSRRMSMRMANCLGCHRDPRAALPAGSTIRRGPEHCNACHR; encoded by the coding sequence GTGCATCCCTGGGATCGCTTCGTGCGATTCGTCCTGCCGATCGGAGCGGCATGCCTCCTCACGACCGTGGGGGCCGTGGGCTGGTTCGCGCAGCCGGATCGCTTCGCACGCGGGTACGCCCCCGAGCAGCCGATCCCGTACTCGCACGCGCTTCACGCGGGGACGCTGAAGATCCCGTGCCTCTACTGCCATTCGGGAGCGGATCGCTCGCGGCATGCGGGGATTCCGGCGGTCGAGACCTGCATGAACTGCCACCGGGTCACCAAGACCGATCGCCCCGCGATCAAGGAGCTGACCGACGTCTTCGAGTCCGGCCATCCCCTCGAGTGGGTACGGGTCCACACGCTTCCGGATTACGTCTACTTCGACCACCGGCCGCACGTGAACGCCGGGATCGCGTGCCAGACCTGCCACGGCGAGGTCCAGACCATGACCGTCGTCTCCCGGCGGATGTCCATGCGCATGGCCAACTGTCTCGGGTGCCATCGCGACCCCAGGGCCGCCCTTCCCGCTGGCTCGACGATCCGGCGAGGGCCCGAGCACTGCAACGCGTGCCACCGATGA
- a CDS encoding tetratricopeptide repeat protein produces MTRSLTSVRGTSRLTGLLAAALLVGATLVIYLPAIHGGLIWDDDAHVTRPDLRSLHGLSRIWLELGATQQYYPLAHSAFWLAHRLWGDDTLGYHLANILLHALAAVLVWRVLLRVKIPGAYLAAAVFALHPVHVESVAWITELKNTLSAVFYLGSAWAYLRFDEDRRVRWYVLATGLFVLGLLSKTVTATLPAALLVVFWWRRGRLAVRRDALPLLPWLGMGAAAGLATAWVERALVGAQGEAFSLTAVERCLLAGRVTWFYLGKLLWPANLTFIYPRWEVRQDIAWQYLFPLAAGALVLALWLLRRRWRGPLAAYLFFVGTLFPVLGFLNVYPFRFSFVADHFQYLPSLGPIALASAGIALGAARLGSVPRWASRAPAVALPCVLALLTFRQSATYSDVETLYRTTLARNPGCWMAYNNLGNFLAGEGRNREAIDLLTRAAQLRPDLAEVRNNLGRALLQDRRIPEAVEQLDRALELKTDYTEARVNLGVALLQEGRDAEAIATYERVLDRTPDNAEAHSNLGLVLARQGRVREATEHFERALQLKPGYPEAHFNLGNVLAGAERLDEAIAHYGEAIRSRPDYADAHNNLGVVLLRQSRVREAIEHYERALRIRPDFVEAHDGLGLALVQAGRLPEAIAQYDEALRVRPDSESIRDHLRSAREALARRR; encoded by the coding sequence ATGACGCGGTCTCTCACCTCGGTCCGGGGGACGTCCCGCCTCACCGGTTTGCTCGCGGCGGCGCTCCTCGTCGGTGCGACGCTCGTCATCTACCTCCCAGCGATCCACGGCGGGCTCATCTGGGACGACGACGCCCACGTGACCCGGCCGGATCTCCGCTCGCTGCACGGGCTCTCCAGGATCTGGCTCGAGCTGGGCGCCACGCAGCAGTACTACCCGCTGGCGCACAGCGCGTTCTGGCTCGCGCACCGGCTCTGGGGCGACGACACTCTCGGCTATCACCTGGCGAACATCCTGCTCCACGCTCTGGCGGCCGTCCTCGTGTGGCGAGTCCTGCTCCGGGTGAAGATCCCCGGGGCCTACCTCGCCGCGGCGGTCTTCGCGCTGCACCCGGTGCACGTCGAGTCGGTGGCGTGGATCACGGAGCTCAAGAACACACTGTCGGCCGTGTTCTACCTCGGGTCAGCCTGGGCCTACCTCCGGTTCGACGAGGACCGGCGCGTGCGCTGGTACGTCCTGGCGACGGGGCTGTTCGTCCTCGGGCTGCTGAGCAAGACGGTCACCGCCACGCTTCCGGCGGCGCTGCTGGTAGTCTTCTGGTGGCGGCGGGGACGTCTCGCCGTGAGACGCGACGCGCTGCCGCTCCTGCCCTGGCTCGGCATGGGCGCCGCCGCGGGCCTCGCGACCGCGTGGGTGGAGCGCGCGCTCGTCGGGGCCCAGGGTGAAGCGTTCTCGCTGACCGCGGTGGAGCGCTGTCTGCTCGCGGGCCGCGTGACCTGGTTCTACCTGGGCAAGCTGCTCTGGCCGGCGAACCTGACCTTCATCTATCCGCGATGGGAGGTGCGCCAGGACATCGCATGGCAGTACCTGTTCCCGCTGGCCGCGGGCGCGCTCGTTCTGGCCCTGTGGCTCCTGCGCCGGCGGTGGCGTGGACCTCTGGCGGCGTACCTGTTCTTCGTGGGAACCCTCTTCCCGGTCCTGGGCTTCCTCAACGTCTATCCGTTCCGCTTCTCGTTCGTGGCGGACCACTTCCAGTACCTGCCGAGCCTGGGGCCGATCGCCCTGGCGTCGGCGGGGATCGCTCTCGGCGCCGCGCGCCTGGGAAGCGTGCCGCGTTGGGCGAGCCGGGCGCCGGCGGTGGCGCTCCCGTGCGTGCTGGCGCTCCTGACCTTTCGGCAGAGCGCGACGTACAGCGACGTGGAGACGCTGTATCGGACGACCCTCGCGCGGAATCCGGGCTGCTGGATGGCGTACAACAACCTGGGCAACTTCCTGGCGGGCGAGGGTCGGAACCGCGAGGCGATCGATCTCCTGACGCGCGCGGCGCAGCTCCGGCCGGACCTCGCCGAGGTCCGCAACAACCTGGGACGCGCGCTGCTCCAGGACCGCCGGATTCCCGAAGCCGTCGAGCAGCTCGATCGTGCGCTCGAGCTCAAGACCGATTACACCGAGGCCCGCGTCAACCTCGGGGTCGCGCTCCTCCAGGAGGGGCGGGACGCCGAGGCGATCGCGACCTACGAGCGCGTGCTCGACCGCACGCCGGACAATGCTGAGGCGCACAGCAACCTCGGCCTCGTCCTCGCCCGGCAGGGTCGGGTCCGCGAGGCGACCGAGCACTTCGAGCGGGCGTTGCAGCTCAAGCCTGGCTATCCCGAGGCCCACTTCAATCTGGGAAACGTCCTGGCCGGCGCGGAGCGTCTCGACGAGGCCATCGCGCACTACGGCGAAGCGATCCGCTCCAGGCCGGACTACGCCGATGCCCACAACAATCTCGGGGTCGTCCTGCTCCGCCAGAGCCGGGTCCGGGAGGCCATCGAGCACTACGAGCGGGCGCTCAGGATCCGGCCGGACTTCGTCGAGGCCCACGACGGCCTGGGACTCGCCCTGGTCCAGGCGGGCCGGCTCCCCGAGGCCATCGCGCAGTACGATGAGGCGCTTCGCGTCCGGCCGGACTCCGAATCGATCCGCGATCACCTCCGGAGCGCGCGGGAGGCCCTGGCGCGGCGCCGGTAG